Proteins found in one Exiguobacterium sp. 9-2 genomic segment:
- the radA gene encoding DNA repair protein RadA, with amino-acid sequence MAKLKTKFVCQSCGTESPKWMGRCSGCGEWNTMVEEVVEEKKGRRGAAFVHTTTKQLKPERLANIVSQEESRVFTGSGEFDRVLGGGIVPGSMVLVGGDPGIGKSTILLQTSARLAQRGEKVLYISGEESLKQTKLRAERLGLPTQDLFVLSETDMNMIERVVDEEQPRFLIIDSIQTVYIDEIQSAPGSVTQVRECTAMLMKIAKSRGIAIFIVGHVTKQGSIAGPRLLEHMVDAVLYFEGERHHTFRILRAVKNRFGSTNEIGIFEMRESGLEEVLNPSEIFLEERTSGVSGSTIVASMEGTRTVLVELQALISPTSFGNPRRMATGIDQNKVALLMAVLEKRSGLLLQTQDAYLKAAGGVKLDEPAIDLAVCVAIASSFRDKPTRPTDVVIGEVGLTGEVRRVSRIEQRVAEAAKLGFTRAIIPKNNLGGWTYPDGITVVGVESVDEALRETIPF; translated from the coding sequence TTGGCTAAGTTAAAAACAAAATTCGTTTGCCAAAGCTGTGGAACTGAATCACCGAAATGGATGGGACGTTGTTCTGGATGCGGAGAATGGAACACGATGGTCGAAGAAGTCGTCGAAGAAAAAAAAGGACGGCGCGGTGCCGCTTTTGTTCATACGACGACAAAACAATTAAAGCCTGAACGCCTCGCGAATATCGTCTCGCAAGAAGAGAGTCGTGTCTTTACCGGAAGTGGTGAATTCGATCGTGTCCTCGGAGGCGGCATCGTTCCAGGTTCGATGGTGCTTGTTGGAGGAGACCCGGGGATCGGGAAGTCGACGATCTTACTGCAGACGAGTGCACGGCTTGCCCAACGTGGTGAAAAAGTGCTCTACATCTCAGGGGAAGAATCGCTTAAACAAACCAAATTGCGCGCGGAACGGCTTGGATTGCCGACACAGGATTTGTTCGTCCTTAGTGAAACGGACATGAACATGATTGAACGTGTCGTTGATGAAGAACAGCCACGGTTTTTAATCATCGACTCGATTCAAACCGTCTACATTGATGAAATTCAGTCCGCACCCGGGAGTGTGACACAGGTACGTGAATGTACGGCGATGCTGATGAAAATTGCAAAGAGTCGTGGTATTGCAATCTTTATCGTTGGTCATGTTACGAAACAGGGGTCGATTGCTGGACCACGTTTACTTGAGCACATGGTGGATGCTGTCTTGTATTTCGAAGGCGAACGTCACCATACGTTTCGGATTCTGCGTGCTGTTAAAAACCGATTTGGTTCAACGAATGAGATCGGAATTTTTGAAATGCGGGAGTCTGGTCTTGAAGAGGTCTTAAATCCGTCAGAAATTTTCCTCGAAGAGCGGACATCCGGCGTATCCGGTTCAACGATCGTTGCTTCAATGGAAGGGACACGGACCGTCCTCGTCGAACTGCAAGCATTGATTTCACCGACGTCATTTGGGAATCCTAGACGGATGGCGACCGGAATCGATCAAAATAAAGTAGCGTTATTGATGGCCGTTCTTGAGAAACGATCGGGTCTTCTCTTACAAACACAAGATGCCTATCTCAAGGCAGCGGGTGGTGTGAAGCTCGATGAACCAGCGATCGACTTAGCAGTCTGTGTTGCCATTGCCTCTAGTTTCCGTGACAAGCCGACGCGTCCGACGGATGTCGTGATTGGTGAGGTCGGGTTGACGGGAGAAGTCCGTCGTGTTTCACGGATTGAGCAACGTGTAGCAGAAGCAGCCAAACTCGGTTTTACACGAGCGATCATTCCGAAAAATAACTTAGGAGGCTGGACGTATCCGGACGGGATTACGGTCGTCGGTGTCGAAAGCGTGGACGAAGCATTACGCGAAACAATTCCGTTTTAA
- a CDS encoding PIN/TRAM domain-containing protein has product MKIVIRVFFALLGLALGILLLPQFFQLIETATSTTFPAWLMSEYVTGTIGALIFLLIGLFITDSVIRLLRFLEERLVKAPVADLFFGTFGLLIGLVLAFLVSTLIDLVGIPVLSNVLTIFVTALFGYLGFTVGYRKRHELTKIFLRSNQSEKKTASEVVVPAKSNSKVLDTSVIIDGRITDITKTGFVEGKLIVPQFVIGELQYIADSSDTLKRNRGRRGLDVLKELQEIPGVEVEIYDGDFEDVPEVDIKLIKLAELVKGIVVTNDYNLNKVCEVRHVPVLNINDLANAVKQVVIPGEEMTVLVIKEGKEQKQGIAYLEDGTMVVVEGGKHLISKTIGVVVTSVLQTSAGRMIFAKPQEK; this is encoded by the coding sequence TTGAAAATCGTCATACGGGTATTTTTTGCATTACTCGGACTTGCCCTTGGGATCTTGTTGCTTCCTCAGTTTTTCCAATTGATTGAAACAGCGACAAGTACGACTTTCCCGGCATGGTTGATGAGCGAATACGTAACTGGAACGATTGGTGCACTCATATTCTTATTAATTGGATTATTCATTACGGATTCGGTAATTCGACTTCTCCGATTTTTAGAAGAACGACTCGTCAAAGCCCCAGTAGCAGATCTCTTTTTTGGTACGTTTGGTTTGTTGATCGGATTAGTATTAGCATTTCTCGTCAGTACGTTAATCGACTTAGTTGGGATTCCTGTCCTCAGTAATGTCTTAACAATCTTCGTGACCGCGTTATTCGGATATCTCGGCTTTACGGTCGGGTATCGAAAACGTCATGAATTGACGAAAATCTTCTTACGTAGCAACCAAAGTGAAAAAAAGACGGCATCTGAAGTCGTCGTTCCAGCAAAGTCGAATAGTAAAGTGCTCGATACGAGCGTCATCATCGACGGACGAATCACAGATATCACGAAAACAGGCTTCGTCGAAGGGAAACTGATCGTTCCGCAATTCGTCATCGGTGAGTTGCAGTACATCGCGGATTCTTCTGATACGTTGAAACGAAACCGTGGACGCCGCGGGCTCGATGTCTTAAAAGAATTACAAGAGATCCCTGGAGTCGAGGTCGAAATTTATGATGGCGACTTCGAGGATGTACCGGAAGTCGACATCAAATTGATCAAACTTGCGGAACTCGTTAAAGGAATCGTCGTCACGAACGACTATAACTTAAACAAAGTCTGTGAAGTCCGACATGTTCCTGTCCTTAACATCAATGACCTGGCGAATGCGGTCAAACAAGTCGTCATTCCAGGAGAAGAAATGACCGTCCTTGTCATCAAGGAAGGGAAAGAACAAAAGCAAGGAATCGCCTATCTCGAAGATGGAACGATGGTCGTCGTCGAAGGAGGCAAACATCTCATTTCGAAAACGATTGGCGTCGTCGTCACGAGTGTCTTACAGACGTCAGCTGGACGAATGATTTTTGCGAAACCACAGGAAAAATGA
- the ispD gene encoding 2-C-methyl-D-erythritol 4-phosphate cytidylyltransferase codes for MSTATYRVVIPAAGAGKRMGADRNKLMLELRDRPIIAWTLDVFEADPACAEIVLAINPMEKDWFTDVTSSYATAIKLVAGGAERQESVLRGLEALEGEGIVLIHDGARPFISQEAIHAVVQAAVLDQAAILAVPIKDTVKRIEANHISETVPREHLMAAQTPQAFDLATIRTVHEKAATKYLGTDDASLIEWDGGKVTIVHGHYENIKMTTPDDLWFGEAILMKRGK; via the coding sequence ATGTCTACAGCCACATATCGCGTCGTCATCCCCGCTGCCGGTGCCGGTAAGCGGATGGGCGCAGATCGTAATAAATTGATGCTTGAACTAAGAGACCGTCCAATCATCGCTTGGACATTGGATGTCTTCGAGGCGGACCCGGCATGTGCGGAAATCGTTCTTGCGATCAATCCAATGGAGAAAGACTGGTTTACGGATGTCACTTCGTCCTATGCGACAGCCATCAAACTGGTTGCGGGTGGTGCCGAACGTCAAGAAAGTGTTCTCCGTGGTCTTGAGGCATTAGAAGGCGAAGGGATCGTCTTGATTCATGATGGGGCTCGACCGTTCATTTCACAAGAAGCGATTCATGCGGTCGTCCAGGCGGCAGTGTTGGATCAAGCAGCGATTCTCGCCGTACCGATCAAAGACACCGTCAAACGGATCGAAGCGAATCACATCAGTGAGACCGTTCCGCGAGAACACTTGATGGCAGCCCAGACACCACAAGCATTTGATCTTGCAACGATTCGCACGGTTCATGAAAAAGCGGCAACAAAATACCTAGGAACCGATGATGCAAGTTTGATAGAATGGGACGGAGGAAAAGTAACGATCGTCCACGGTCACTACGAAAATATCAAGATGACGACACCGGACGATCTATGGTTCGGTGAAGCAATTCTAATGAAACGAGGGAAATGA
- the ispF gene encoding 2-C-methyl-D-erythritol 2,4-cyclodiphosphate synthase encodes MIRIGQGFDVHAFAEDRKLILGGIEIPHTKGLLGHSDADVLLHTIADAALGAIAAGDIGKHFPDTDPEFKDADSAKLLQHVYALVKQQGYELGNLDATVIAQAPKLRPYIDTMRARIAELLEADIEQINVKATTTEWLGFTGREEGIACQAVILLKRIEE; translated from the coding sequence ATGATTCGAATTGGACAAGGTTTTGATGTACATGCCTTTGCAGAGGATCGGAAATTGATTTTAGGCGGCATTGAGATTCCGCATACGAAAGGATTGCTCGGTCATTCGGATGCAGACGTCTTGTTACATACGATTGCCGACGCAGCACTTGGTGCGATTGCAGCGGGGGATATCGGAAAACATTTTCCGGATACGGATCCGGAATTCAAGGATGCGGATTCAGCAAAATTACTGCAGCATGTCTACGCGCTCGTTAAACAACAAGGATATGAGCTTGGCAACCTAGATGCGACAGTCATCGCACAGGCACCAAAGCTTCGTCCGTACATCGACACGATGCGCGCTCGGATCGCAGAATTACTCGAAGCGGACATTGAACAGATCAATGTCAAGGCAACGACAACGGAATGGTTAGGTTTTACGGGACGAGAAGAGGGAATCGCTTGTCAAGCAGTGATTCTACTGAAACGAATCGAAGAATAA
- the gltX gene encoding glutamate--tRNA ligase, with the protein MAEVRVRYAPSPTGHLHIGNARTALFNYLFARHLGGKMVLRIEDTDQKRNIAGGVESQMKNLEWLGVDWDEGPGRGGEYGPYSQMERLDIYQKYTDELLEKGLAYRCYMTSEELEAEREAQIARGEAPRYSGAHRNLTAEQEEAFRSEGRTPSIRIRVPEDVTYTWNDIVKDDVSFESKDFGDWVIVKKDGIPTYNFAVVIDDHLMAISHVLRGDDHISNTPKQMMIYDAFGWEYPTFGHMTLIVNEAHKKLSKRDHSIIQYIEQYKELGYLPEALLNFITLLGWSPVGEEEIFTKEELIKIFDADRLSKSPAVFDQNKLAWINSQYMKHQSFEEVFEASLPFLQEAGRVEASPSEEELAWARDLVALYREQMTHGAEIVKLSEMFFEDEVVYDEEANTVLSGETVPTVLAEFANQLRALEEWTPEAIKASIKATQKATGQKGKNLFMPIRVATTGQTHGPELPNTIQLLGKDRVLARLEAE; encoded by the coding sequence ATGGCAGAAGTACGAGTACGTTATGCCCCAAGTCCAACAGGACACTTGCATATCGGGAATGCCCGGACTGCATTATTTAACTATCTGTTTGCACGCCATTTAGGCGGCAAGATGGTATTACGAATCGAGGATACGGACCAAAAGCGGAACATTGCAGGTGGTGTCGAGAGTCAAATGAAGAATCTCGAGTGGCTCGGTGTCGATTGGGACGAAGGTCCAGGTCGCGGTGGTGAGTACGGTCCTTATTCACAAATGGAGCGTCTTGATATCTATCAAAAGTATACGGATGAGTTACTTGAAAAGGGACTCGCTTACCGTTGCTACATGACATCGGAAGAGCTCGAAGCAGAACGCGAAGCGCAAATCGCACGCGGAGAAGCACCACGTTATTCAGGGGCACACCGTAACCTGACAGCAGAACAAGAAGAAGCGTTCCGCTCAGAAGGTCGCACGCCATCGATTCGGATTCGTGTACCGGAAGATGTCACGTATACATGGAATGATATCGTCAAAGACGACGTCTCGTTCGAATCAAAAGACTTCGGTGACTGGGTCATCGTTAAAAAAGACGGCATTCCGACGTATAACTTTGCTGTCGTCATCGACGATCACTTGATGGCGATCAGTCATGTTCTTCGTGGAGATGATCATATTTCGAACACACCGAAACAGATGATGATCTATGATGCGTTCGGTTGGGAATACCCGACGTTTGGTCACATGACATTGATTGTCAATGAAGCACACAAGAAACTCTCGAAGCGTGATCACTCGATCATTCAGTACATCGAGCAGTATAAAGAGCTCGGTTATCTCCCGGAAGCATTACTCAACTTCATCACGCTTCTCGGCTGGTCACCTGTCGGCGAAGAGGAAATCTTCACAAAAGAAGAGTTAATCAAGATCTTTGATGCGGATCGTCTCTCGAAGAGTCCGGCTGTCTTTGACCAAAACAAATTGGCTTGGATCAACAGTCAGTATATGAAACATCAATCGTTCGAAGAAGTATTCGAAGCAAGTCTTCCGTTCCTACAAGAAGCAGGTCGCGTCGAAGCGTCACCTTCAGAAGAAGAGCTCGCTTGGGCACGTGATCTTGTCGCGCTATACCGCGAACAGATGACGCATGGCGCGGAAATCGTCAAGCTTTCAGAGATGTTCTTTGAGGATGAAGTGGTGTATGATGAAGAGGCAAACACTGTCTTGAGTGGCGAGACGGTTCCGACTGTACTTGCAGAATTCGCGAACCAGTTACGCGCTCTCGAAGAGTGGACACCAGAAGCAATCAAAGCATCGATCAAAGCGACGCAAAAAGCGACTGGTCAAAAAGGAAAAAACTTGTTCATGCCAATTCGTGTTGCGACGACAGGACAGACGCATGGTCCAGAACTCCCGAACACGATTCAATTACTAGGAAAAGACCGTGTGCTTGCACGGCTTGAAGCAGAATAA
- the epsC gene encoding serine O-acetyltransferase EpsC: protein MEALFLMERRTYMARMREDIRNVFEQDPAARSTLEVILTYPGLHAIWMHRLAHRLWNAKFRLLGRLISQFSRFLTGIEIHPGATIGRRFFIDHGMGVVIGETTIIGDDVTLFQGVTLGGTGKETGKRHPTIEDGVLVSAGARVLGDITIGAYSKIGASSVVLKHVPPNATVVGIPGRVVIQDGMKVEAPLDHRFPDPVSECQERIEMELEVLKQEIERIKGGRRHDSTVQQHDRKKGTI, encoded by the coding sequence ATAGAGGCGCTTTTTCTTATGGAGAGGAGAACGTATATGGCACGGATGCGAGAAGATATCCGCAATGTGTTTGAGCAAGATCCAGCTGCCCGCAGCACGTTAGAAGTCATTTTGACATACCCGGGCTTACATGCGATTTGGATGCATCGCCTGGCCCATCGGCTCTGGAACGCGAAGTTTCGCTTGCTCGGTCGATTGATTTCGCAATTCAGTCGCTTTTTGACAGGCATCGAGATTCATCCAGGAGCGACGATTGGACGCCGATTCTTTATTGACCATGGGATGGGTGTCGTCATTGGTGAGACGACGATCATTGGCGATGACGTCACGTTGTTTCAAGGCGTGACACTCGGCGGAACGGGGAAAGAAACAGGAAAGCGTCATCCGACGATTGAAGACGGCGTACTTGTCTCTGCCGGTGCTCGTGTCCTAGGTGATATCACGATCGGGGCATACTCAAAAATCGGTGCCAGTTCCGTCGTCTTAAAACACGTTCCTCCAAATGCGACCGTCGTCGGCATTCCGGGACGTGTCGTCATTCAAGACGGCATGAAGGTCGAAGCACCACTTGATCATCGTTTCCCGGATCCGGTCAGCGAATGCCAAGAGCGGATTGAAATGGAACTAGAAGTATTAAAACAAGAAATTGAACGGATTAAAGGAGGGCGACGTCATGATTCAACTGTACAACAGCATGACCGGAAAAAAGGAACCATTTAA
- the cysS gene encoding cysteine--tRNA ligase, translating into MIQLYNSMTGKKEPFKPLEEGKVKMYVCGPTVYNYIHIGNARPAIVFDTVRRYFTYRGYEVKYVSNFTDVDDKIIRTANELGEDYHALTKRFIEAYHADTGALNVQKADIHPLVTETMDDIIAFIEVLVEKGNAYASSGDVYFRTRSFKDYGQLSQQSIDELRAGARIEVGEKKEDPLDFVLWKAAKPGEPAWTSPWGEGRPGWHIECSAMAKKYLGETIDIHAGGQDLKFPHHENEIAQSEACNSQKFANYWMHNGFLNIENEKMSKSLGNFLTVHEAIQAVDPMVLRFFMLSVQYRHPINYSRELIDQAANGLARIRESVANIEHRLDMTADLGTGDEKWLNRLAAIKEHFITSMDDDFNTANAVTDLFDLSKEANLYLGEAHVSKQVLEQFLALFSELSGVLGVTLTVDKGLLDEEVEQLIEERNTARQNRDFARADAIRDQLRDQGILLEDTAQGMRWKRG; encoded by the coding sequence ATGATTCAACTGTACAACAGCATGACCGGAAAAAAGGAACCATTTAAACCATTAGAAGAAGGAAAGGTCAAGATGTATGTCTGTGGTCCAACTGTGTACAACTACATTCATATCGGCAATGCACGTCCAGCGATCGTCTTCGATACAGTCCGTCGCTACTTCACATACCGCGGATATGAGGTCAAATACGTCTCGAACTTCACGGACGTCGACGATAAGATCATCCGGACAGCAAACGAACTGGGAGAAGATTATCATGCGTTGACGAAACGTTTCATTGAAGCGTATCACGCGGATACGGGTGCTTTAAATGTCCAAAAAGCGGACATCCATCCACTCGTCACGGAAACGATGGACGATATCATCGCATTCATCGAAGTCCTTGTTGAAAAAGGCAATGCCTACGCTTCAAGCGGAGATGTCTACTTCCGGACGCGTAGTTTCAAGGATTACGGACAATTAAGCCAACAGTCAATCGACGAGTTGCGTGCAGGTGCGCGAATCGAAGTCGGAGAGAAAAAAGAAGATCCGCTTGATTTCGTGCTCTGGAAAGCAGCAAAACCAGGCGAGCCGGCATGGACGAGTCCGTGGGGCGAAGGGCGACCAGGCTGGCACATCGAGTGCTCGGCGATGGCGAAGAAATACCTCGGAGAGACGATCGATATCCATGCCGGTGGACAAGACTTGAAGTTCCCGCACCATGAGAATGAGATCGCTCAGTCGGAAGCATGCAATTCTCAGAAGTTCGCGAACTACTGGATGCATAACGGGTTCTTGAACATCGAAAATGAGAAGATGTCGAAGTCGCTCGGTAACTTCCTGACGGTCCATGAAGCCATTCAAGCGGTCGATCCGATGGTCTTACGGTTCTTCATGTTGTCGGTTCAATATCGTCATCCGATCAACTACAGTCGTGAACTGATCGACCAAGCAGCGAATGGTCTCGCACGAATTCGGGAATCGGTCGCAAACATTGAACACCGACTTGACATGACGGCTGATCTCGGAACAGGTGACGAGAAGTGGTTGAATCGTCTAGCGGCGATCAAGGAACACTTCATCACATCGATGGATGATGATTTTAATACAGCGAACGCGGTGACGGATTTGTTTGATCTCTCAAAAGAAGCCAACCTATACCTTGGAGAAGCGCATGTATCGAAACAGGTTCTCGAACAGTTCCTCGCACTCTTCTCGGAATTATCAGGCGTCCTAGGTGTGACGTTGACAGTTGATAAAGGCTTACTCGATGAAGAAGTCGAACAGTTGATCGAAGAGCGGAACACAGCCCGTCAAAATCGTGACTTTGCACGAGCAGATGCAATCCGCGACCAACTACGTGACCAAGGCATTCTGCTCGAAGATACAGCACAAGGGATGCGGTGGAAGCGCGGATGA
- a CDS encoding Mini-ribonuclease 3, with protein MKNYKQLNALALAYMGDVVYEIRVRERLLEQGYVKPGELHKAAVRYVRAQAQATVVTHWLNTDALTEEEAAVVRRGKNAKSGSIPKSTDVHTYRYATAFEALLGYIYLSEGGDRLEELIGQAFELLEAEKTDES; from the coding sequence ATGAAGAACTACAAACAACTGAATGCACTCGCGTTAGCGTACATGGGCGATGTCGTCTATGAGATTCGTGTGCGCGAGCGATTGCTCGAACAAGGTTATGTGAAGCCGGGCGAGTTGCACAAAGCAGCTGTCCGGTACGTTCGGGCACAAGCACAAGCGACGGTCGTGACGCACTGGTTGAACACGGATGCGTTGACGGAAGAAGAGGCAGCGGTCGTCCGGCGCGGGAAGAACGCAAAATCCGGTTCCATCCCGAAGAGTACAGACGTCCACACGTATCGCTACGCGACAGCATTTGAAGCATTACTCGGTTATATTTATCTTTCAGAAGGAGGGGATCGCCTTGAAGAACTCATCGGACAAGCGTTCGAATTACTCGAAGCCGAAAAAACAGACGAATCCTAA
- the rlmB gene encoding 23S rRNA (guanosine(2251)-2'-O)-methyltransferase RlmB yields the protein MNKLFLQEGQQKGPLAVIHAMAQEAGIQIQLVPRSRLTGLAGTENHQGVVAAVAAYEYAEMEDIFELARQKDETPLLILLDELEDPHNLGSILRTADAVGAHGIIIPKRRSVGLTQVVAKASTGAIEHIPVVRVTNLARTMEDLKKQGIWFVGTDARESDDYRTLDGTMPLGIVIGSEGKGMSRLVREKCDFLVHLPMAGHVTSLNASVAASLLLYEVYRTRKPYAR from the coding sequence ATGAACAAGCTGTTTCTGCAGGAAGGACAACAAAAAGGACCACTTGCCGTCATCCACGCGATGGCGCAGGAAGCAGGGATTCAAATCCAGCTCGTACCTCGCTCACGGTTAACGGGTTTAGCCGGAACGGAAAATCACCAAGGTGTCGTCGCAGCGGTAGCGGCGTATGAGTACGCCGAGATGGAAGACATCTTTGAGCTCGCGCGTCAAAAGGACGAAACACCGCTCTTGATCCTACTCGATGAACTGGAGGATCCACATAATCTCGGATCAATCTTGCGGACAGCAGATGCTGTCGGGGCACACGGGATCATCATTCCGAAGCGTCGATCAGTCGGATTGACGCAAGTCGTCGCAAAGGCATCAACAGGCGCGATCGAACATATTCCTGTCGTTCGCGTGACGAACCTTGCGCGGACGATGGAGGATCTAAAGAAACAAGGCATCTGGTTCGTCGGAACGGATGCGCGCGAAAGTGATGACTACCGGACACTTGATGGGACGATGCCACTCGGAATCGTCATTGGAAGTGAAGGAAAAGGAATGAGCCGGCTCGTCCGTGAGAAATGTGATTTCCTCGTCCACCTCCCGATGGCGGGACATGTCACATCGCTCAACGCATCGGTTGCTGCTTCGTTATTACTATATGAAGTCTACCGGACTAGAAAGCCGTATGCGCGATGA
- a CDS encoding NYN domain-containing protein: MKYDRLIVDGYNIIGAWPEFRTLREQDFELARERLIHAMAEYQAVTGLSVTIVFDAYLQPGRESRMQKSGIDIVYTRENETADEWIEKTAADWLQDIRVKLTVATNDYTEQWVIFTLGALRISAQELRREWKAAVAVIKQQTTSAKTTAQPRSKIDLPEDVVARLEAIRRRKNSDT; the protein is encoded by the coding sequence ATGAAATATGATCGTCTCATCGTAGATGGCTATAATATCATTGGCGCATGGCCAGAATTTCGGACGTTGCGGGAGCAAGATTTTGAATTGGCACGGGAACGGCTGATTCATGCGATGGCGGAATACCAAGCTGTCACAGGTCTTAGCGTTACGATCGTCTTCGATGCCTATCTTCAACCGGGACGTGAATCCCGGATGCAAAAAAGCGGGATTGATATCGTCTACACACGGGAGAACGAAACGGCAGATGAATGGATTGAAAAGACAGCTGCTGATTGGCTACAAGATATCCGAGTCAAGTTAACGGTAGCGACGAATGATTATACGGAGCAGTGGGTCATCTTCACGCTCGGAGCACTCCGCATATCGGCGCAAGAGCTCCGGCGAGAGTGGAAAGCGGCAGTCGCTGTCATCAAACAACAGACGACGTCTGCGAAGACGACGGCTCAACCGCGCTCGAAGATTGATTTACCAGAAGACGTCGTCGCACGTTTAGAAGCGATCCGTCGCCGAAAGAATTCAGATACATGA
- the sigH gene encoding RNA polymerase sporulation sigma factor SigH, which translates to MSLVSFDQFGCMTDEALVEQAKEFDNSDALEFLIERYRNFVRAKARSYFLIGADREDIIQEGMIGLYKAVRDYRTDKLASFKGFAELCITRQMITAIKTATRQKHIPLNSYISLDKPIYDDESERTLLDIITSTAPSDPQILIVNREEYADIESKMDEILSDLERKVLALYLDGRTYQEISDDLDRHVKSIDNALQRVKRKLERYLEARKMTV; encoded by the coding sequence ATGAGTTTGGTTTCGTTCGACCAGTTTGGGTGCATGACCGATGAAGCGCTTGTAGAACAAGCGAAAGAGTTCGACAACAGCGATGCGCTCGAATTTTTGATCGAGCGGTATCGAAATTTCGTGCGCGCCAAAGCCCGTTCTTATTTTTTGATCGGGGCAGACCGAGAAGATATCATTCAAGAAGGAATGATTGGTCTCTATAAAGCAGTACGAGATTACCGAACGGATAAGCTTGCCTCGTTTAAAGGATTTGCCGAATTATGCATTACGAGACAGATGATCACTGCGATCAAGACGGCGACACGTCAGAAACATATCCCGTTGAACTCTTACATCTCACTCGATAAACCGATCTATGACGATGAATCGGAGCGGACGTTACTCGATATCATTACGTCGACAGCACCTTCTGATCCACAAATTTTGATCGTCAACCGGGAAGAATATGCAGACATTGAATCGAAGATGGATGAAATTTTAAGCGACCTTGAACGCAAAGTCCTCGCGCTCTATCTTGACGGACGGACGTATCAGGAAATCTCTGACGACCTCGATCGTCATGTCAAATCGATCGACAATGCCTTGCAACGCGTCAAGCGCAAGCTTGAGCGTTATCTCGAAGCACGAAAGATGACGGTCTAA
- the rpmG gene encoding 50S ribosomal protein L33, translating to MAKKVGLACDNCGARDYTTMKKEDVTVRLELKKFCRRCNAHTIHKEAK from the coding sequence ATGGCGAAGAAAGTAGGCCTTGCTTGTGATAATTGCGGTGCCCGCGACTATACGACGATGAAAAAAGAGGACGTCACTGTCCGCTTGGAATTGAAGAAATTCTGCCGTCGTTGTAACGCGCATACGATTCATAAAGAAGCGAAATAA
- the secE gene encoding preprotein translocase subunit SecE, with translation MKFLRDVWNELKKTSWPKRKELTKYTLTVIGMVIFMGVFIFGVDSGLSALMSWLIK, from the coding sequence ATGAAATTTTTGCGTGACGTATGGAATGAATTGAAAAAGACGAGCTGGCCCAAACGGAAAGAGCTGACGAAATACACATTGACGGTCATCGGTATGGTGATCTTTATGGGTGTCTTCATCTTCGGCGTCGATTCAGGGCTTAGCGCATTGATGAGCTGGTTGATTAAGTAA
- the nusG gene encoding transcription termination/antitermination protein NusG gives MEKQWFVVQTYSGFENNVKANLERRIESMNMDEKIFRVLVPIETVQEEVTNKKGETKIKEREVKIFPGYVLVEMVMTDDSWYVVRNTPNVTGFLGSVGGGSKPTPLLPEEAENILGSMGLVDLKSRYDFSLGQIVRIKEGAFENLEGTIEELDTDAEKMKVSVDMFGRETKVELDFAQVDKID, from the coding sequence ATGGAGAAACAATGGTTTGTCGTCCAAACGTATTCCGGATTCGAAAACAACGTCAAGGCGAACCTTGAACGTCGGATTGAATCCATGAACATGGACGAAAAAATCTTCCGTGTACTCGTTCCGATTGAAACGGTACAAGAAGAAGTAACGAACAAAAAGGGAGAAACGAAAATCAAGGAACGTGAAGTCAAGATCTTCCCGGGGTATGTCCTCGTTGAGATGGTCATGACGGATGATTCTTGGTATGTCGTCCGGAATACTCCGAACGTCACGGGCTTCCTCGGATCAGTCGGCGGCGGTTCAAAACCAACCCCACTTCTTCCGGAAGAAGCAGAAAATATCCTTGGATCAATGGGTCTTGTCGATCTGAAGAGCCGTTACGACTTCTCACTCGGACAAATCGTCCGAATCAAAGAAGGAGCTTTCGAAAATCTCGAAGGTACGATCGAGGAGCTTGATACAGATGCTGAGAAAATGAAAGTCTCTGTTGATATGTTCGGTCGCGAAACGAAGGTCGAGCTTGATTTCGCACAGGTCGATAAAATCGATTAA